DNA sequence from the Streptomyces sp. HUAS 15-9 genome:
GGCCTTCGCGGGCGTCGAGAAGGTCTACGACAAGAGCGTCAGGGTGCCCGCGCCCGCGCTGCAGCTGGCCGTCCACGGCATGTACGAGCTGAAGAGCAGGGCCGTCGCGCTGATGCGCACCCCGGACCCGGCGCACCCCGGCCGCACCCTGTGCCCCCGGTTCTCCTATGTGCCGCCGGGCGGCGAACGCGACAAACTCACCACGCTGACCCGGGAACTGAGGGAGCAGCACTGATCTGTGCCCGCACCGAGCGGCTCCGGCTGTGCGGGCGACGGTAAGGAAAGAGTTTGGTCTAGTCCAAAGCAAGTTTTGGACTAGACCAACCTATTGACGTGGTCGCAACAGCTCCCGGAGGCTGGGGCAACTCTCCCCCCACCCCTCTGGAGGCAGGCAGTGAGACGTCTTCGCGCATGTCTGGGTGCGGCGGCCGCCGTCGGGCTCGCCGCGGCGGGCACGACCGCGCTCGTCGCGGGCAACGCCTCGGGCGCGACCACCGCACTGAGCAACCGGTGGTACGCCGCCGCCCCGTATCTGATGCCCCTGGACAACGATCCCCCGGACCCGGCGGCCATCATGGACGCCACCGGTCTCAAGGCGTTCCAGCTCGCCTTCGTCCTCGCCCCCGACGGCGGCGGCTGCTCCCCCACCTGGGGCGGCACGGCGCCCGTCTCCTCGGACACGGCCGTCCATTCGGTCGTCGACACGATCCGCGCCAAGGGCGGCGACGTCTCCGTCTCCATCGGCGGATACGGCGGCACCAAGCTGGGCCAGGTGTGTTCGGACGCGGCCGCCACGGCGGCGGCCTACCAGCAGGTCATCACCAAGTACGGGCTGCACGCCATCGACTTCGACCTGGAGGAGCCGGAGTACGAGAACACGGCGGCGATCAGGAACGAGATCGGCGCCGCCAAGATCCTGCAGCAGAACAACCCCGGCCTCTACGTCTCCGTCACCACGGCGGGCACGGCGGACGGCACGGGCTGGTTCGGCAAGCAGATGCTGCTGGAGGCGAAGTCGCAGGCGTTCACCCCGAACAACTTCTCCATCATGCCGTTCGACGGCGGGTTCAACGGGGCGGCCGCCCAGACCGGCGCCCTGACCAACTTCAACTCCGTCCTGCGGTCCACCTTCGGCTGGGACCAGGCGACCGCCTACGCCCATGAGGGCTTCTCCGGGATGAACGGCCGCAGCGACACCGGCGAGTACTTCTCGCAGGCCGACTTCCAGACCGTCCTGGACTACGCCACGAGCCACAACATGGACCGCTTCACCTTCTGGTCCCTCAACCGCGACCGCCAGTGCACGCCTGCCGACAACGGCGGCCGCACCTCCGGCACCTGCTCCAGCGTGGCCCAGAACTCCTGGGACTTCGCCAAGTACGCGGTGAAGTTCGCCGGAGCCACCCCACCCACCTCACCCCCCACCCCCACCCCCACACCGACGCCGACGCCGCCGGGCACCTCGTGCAAGCCGGCCTGGAGCGCCACCACGGTCTACACGAACGGCAACGAGGTCTCGTACGACAAGCACAACTGGAAGGCCAAGTGGTGGACCCAGAACGAGGTGCCCGGCGCCGCCGAGTGGGGCCCCTGGCAGGACGAGGGCGCCTGCTGAGGCGGCTGCCCAGACGGCCCGGCCGTCAGGGCACGTCACCGCGCCAGTCGTAGCGGCGGCCGTCGCTCGGACGGGGCGCGTACAGGGCCCGGCCGCCGGGGCCGTAGCGGCCCATCTCGGTCACCAGCGCCACCTGCTCCCCCGACGGCCCGTCGGACCGGTCCGTCATGTCCAGCAACAGCCCGTCCAGCGGGCCCCCGACCAGCTGCGCATAGGTGCGGCCTGGCCGGGGGCCCGCGTCGTCGTGATCGGCCCCGTACACCCTGCCGCGCATGAACTCCTGCTCATCCATGGTGTGCAGGGTCGCAGGCACCACTGACAACGGGCAGCGGGGCGAGCCGTGCCCGCACTCAGGAGGAGATCACTACGTCTTCGACGCGCCACCGAGGGCCGGCCTCGCCAGGATGTTCGGTGCGGTCCCCAGCAGCCGCTCCAGGCGTCCGTGGAACAGCCCCAGGACCATCGCCGTGCCCACCGCGATCAGATGCTCGCGGCCGGCCAGATTGGGCACCGCG
Encoded proteins:
- a CDS encoding carbohydrate-binding protein gives rise to the protein MRRLRACLGAAAAVGLAAAGTTALVAGNASGATTALSNRWYAAAPYLMPLDNDPPDPAAIMDATGLKAFQLAFVLAPDGGGCSPTWGGTAPVSSDTAVHSVVDTIRAKGGDVSVSIGGYGGTKLGQVCSDAAATAAAYQQVITKYGLHAIDFDLEEPEYENTAAIRNEIGAAKILQQNNPGLYVSVTTAGTADGTGWFGKQMLLEAKSQAFTPNNFSIMPFDGGFNGAAAQTGALTNFNSVLRSTFGWDQATAYAHEGFSGMNGRSDTGEYFSQADFQTVLDYATSHNMDRFTFWSLNRDRQCTPADNGGRTSGTCSSVAQNSWDFAKYAVKFAGATPPTSPPTPTPTPTPTPPGTSCKPAWSATTVYTNGNEVSYDKHNWKAKWWTQNEVPGAAEWGPWQDEGAC